A single window of Bombyx mori chromosome 9, ASM3026992v2 DNA harbors:
- the LOC119628941 gene encoding craniofacial development protein 2-like has translation MIAHRRTRPLVPGGPAIPGYGSGHGNGGARGAKNPRQRSGYHPPSQRQLALVTYNVRTLRLDEKLIELEEEMNKLRWDVIGLSEIRREGEDTKTLQSGHLFYYREGEQKSQGGVGFIVHKSLINNIVAIESVSSRVVYLVLKISKRYSLKIVQVYAPSTSHPDDEVEATYEDISRAIRDSQSHFTVVMGDFNAKLGRRGDDELKVGPFGFGQRNPRGQMLADFMEKEGLFMMNSFFKKPPQRKWTWLSPDGVTRNEIDFIMSTNRQIFNDVSVINSVKTGSDHRIVRGMLNINVRLERSRLMKSTLRPSNAQIQNPESFQLELANRFEWLNSCTSVDDVNSRLVETTSETIRPHPKPHG, from the exons ATGATTGCACACCGCAGAACCAGGCCCCTAGTCCCCGGCGGCCCCGCTATTCCTGGTTACGGTAGCGGCCATGGTAACGGCGGGGCAAGGGGTGCTAAGAATCCCCGGCAGAGATCCGGCTATCACCCCCCTTCACAACGACAACTGGCCCTGGTGACATACAACGTGCGCACTTTGAGGTTGGACGAGAAGCTAATAGAGCTGGAAGAAGAAATGAACAAGTTGCGCTGGGACGTTATTGGTTTATCGGAGATCCGAAGAGAGGGGGAGGATACGAAAACCTTACAGTCTGGCCACTTGTTCTACTACCGGGAGGGAGAACAGAAGTCCCAAGGTGGTGTTGGGTTTATCGTCCACAAATCTCTCATAAACAACATTGTGGCCATCGAAAGTGTGTCGAGTAGGGTAGTATACCTTGTCCTCAAAATCTCAAAGCGGTATTCGCTGAAGATTGTACAGGTATACGCCCCATCGACGTCACATCCAGACGATGAAGTGGAAGCTACGTATGAGGACATTAGTAGGGCCATACGTGACTCCCAATCACATTTTACCGTTGTTATGGGAGATTTCAATGCAAAACTGGGCCGTAGAGGCGATGATGAGTTGAAAGTGGGGCCATTTGGATTTGGGCAGCGGAATCCCAGAGGACAGATGCTGGCGGACTTTATGGAGAAGGAAGGACTCTTTATGATGAATTCTTTCTTCAAGAAGCCGCCACAACGGAAATGGACCTGGTTGAGTCCCGACGGTGTAACAAGAAATGAAATTGACTTCATCATGAGCACCAACAGACAGATATTCAACGATGTCTCTGTGATCAACAGTGTTAAAACAGGAAGTGATCACCGAATCGTCAGAGGCATGTTGAATATCAATGTCAGACTGGAAAGATCGCGTCTGATGAAGTCAACGCTTCGACCGTCGAATGCACAAATCCAAAACCCCGAGAGCTTTCAACTCGAATTGGCTAATCGCTTCGAATGGCTAAACAGCTGCACATCAGTGGACGATGTAAACAGCAGGCTGGTAGAGACT ACCTCAGAAACTATCCGACCGCACCCGAAACCTCATGGCTAG